Proteins encoded by one window of Thiohalospira halophila DSM 15071:
- the mraY gene encoding phospho-N-acetylmuramoyl-pentapeptide-transferase, producing MLYHLSQWLTEFHSGFNVFGYLTLRAILGVLTALVISFIVGPWMIRRLTYYKVGQTVRDDGPESHLDKAGTPTMGGALILVALGLSTLLWADLTNRYVWVVLLVTLAFGLIGLVDDYKKLVLKDPQGLRGRYKYFWQSVAGLAAAVWLWYAAPAGIETQLVIPFVKGIYLELGPLFILLAYFVIVGASNAVNLTDGLDGLAILPTVLVGGAMGIFAYAVGHGVFADYLGIPFVAGAGEVVIFAGALVGAGLGFLWFNAYPAQVFMGDVGALALGAALGAMAVVTRQELVLFIMGGVFVAETLSVMVQVLGYRATGRRFFRMAPLHHHFELKGWPEPRIIVRFWITTVILVLIGLASLKVR from the coding sequence ATGCTCTATCACCTGAGCCAGTGGCTCACGGAGTTTCACTCCGGCTTCAATGTCTTCGGGTACCTGACCCTGCGCGCCATCCTCGGGGTGCTCACGGCGCTGGTGATCTCCTTCATCGTCGGGCCCTGGATGATCCGCCGGCTCACCTACTACAAGGTAGGCCAGACCGTGCGCGACGACGGTCCCGAGTCCCACCTGGACAAGGCGGGTACGCCGACCATGGGCGGCGCCCTCATCCTGGTGGCGCTGGGGCTGTCCACCCTGCTCTGGGCCGACCTCACCAACCGTTACGTCTGGGTGGTCCTGCTGGTGACCCTGGCCTTCGGCCTCATCGGCCTGGTGGACGACTACAAGAAGCTGGTCCTCAAGGATCCCCAGGGGCTGCGCGGGCGCTACAAGTACTTCTGGCAGTCGGTGGCCGGCCTCGCCGCCGCTGTCTGGCTCTGGTATGCCGCCCCGGCCGGTATCGAGACCCAGCTGGTCATCCCCTTCGTGAAGGGGATCTACCTGGAGCTGGGGCCGCTGTTCATCCTGCTGGCCTACTTCGTCATCGTCGGCGCCTCCAATGCGGTGAATCTCACCGACGGACTGGACGGCCTGGCCATCCTGCCCACGGTGCTGGTAGGCGGGGCCATGGGGATCTTCGCCTACGCCGTGGGCCATGGCGTCTTCGCGGATTACCTCGGGATTCCCTTCGTCGCCGGGGCCGGGGAGGTGGTCATCTTCGCCGGCGCCCTGGTGGGCGCCGGGCTGGGCTTCCTCTGGTTCAATGCCTACCCGGCCCAGGTCTTCATGGGCGACGTGGGCGCCCTGGCCCTGGGCGCGGCCTTGGGCGCCATGGCGGTGGTGACCCGGCAGGAACTGGTGCTCTTCATCATGGGCGGGGTGTTCGTCGCCGAGACCCTGTCGGTCATGGTCCAGGTGCTCGGCTACCGCGCCACGGGGCGGCGGTTCTTCCGCATGGCGCCGCTGCACCACCACTTCGAACTCAAGGGTTGGCCGGAGCCACGGATCATCGTCCGCTTCTGGATCACCACGGTGATCCTGGTGCTCATCGGTCTGGCCTCGCTGAAGGTCCGGTAA
- a CDS encoding UDP-N-acetylmuramoyl-tripeptide--D-alanyl-D-alanine ligase, whose amino-acid sequence MPLPEPRLGQWVERVGGELHGADVAFTGVTTDSRAVVGGELFIALRGPRFDGHDHVAAAAEAGAVAAMVDHPVAAACPQWQVADTGDGLLDLGSAWRRAWEGTVLALTGSNGKTTVKELTAAILSRRYATLSTRGNLNNRIGVPLTLLRLGDDHERAVIEMGANHPGEIAELTAATAPDAALVTNAGPAHLEGFGSVAGVATAKGEIFGGLPAGGTALFPADSPFADQWRGLAEGRPCLTFGREAGEVRVAATPAESGQELDLETPWGTGRCHLPLAGSHNADNAAAAAALALAGGATLEEVTAGLEAAAPVAGRLVQRRGRKGATLLDDTYNANPASLAAGLEVLAASPGRRILILGDMGELGGSAEDYHARAGRAAAEAGIDELWTVGELAAAAGKAFGGGRQWADPDELASALARKLDNKTTVLVKGSRTMGLEAVVTALTEEGN is encoded by the coding sequence ATGCCCCTGCCTGAGCCGCGGTTGGGCCAGTGGGTCGAGCGCGTGGGCGGTGAGCTCCACGGCGCCGACGTCGCCTTCACCGGCGTGACCACGGACAGCCGGGCCGTTGTCGGCGGTGAACTCTTCATTGCCCTCCGCGGCCCCCGTTTCGACGGCCATGACCACGTGGCGGCGGCCGCCGAGGCCGGCGCCGTGGCCGCCATGGTCGACCACCCGGTGGCGGCGGCGTGCCCCCAGTGGCAGGTGGCCGACACCGGGGACGGTCTCCTGGACCTCGGCTCCGCCTGGCGTCGAGCCTGGGAGGGGACCGTGCTGGCGCTCACCGGCAGCAACGGCAAGACCACGGTGAAGGAGCTCACCGCCGCGATCCTGTCGCGGCGCTACGCCACCCTGTCCACCCGCGGCAACCTGAACAACCGCATCGGCGTCCCCCTGACCCTGCTGCGGCTGGGGGACGACCACGAGCGTGCCGTCATCGAGATGGGAGCCAACCATCCCGGCGAGATCGCCGAACTTACCGCCGCGACGGCGCCGGATGCGGCGCTTGTCACCAACGCCGGCCCCGCCCACCTGGAGGGCTTCGGTTCCGTGGCGGGGGTGGCCACGGCCAAGGGCGAGATCTTCGGCGGCCTTCCGGCCGGGGGGACGGCGCTGTTCCCGGCCGACTCGCCCTTCGCCGACCAGTGGCGCGGGCTCGCGGAGGGTCGGCCCTGCCTCACCTTTGGCCGGGAGGCCGGCGAGGTGCGCGTGGCAGCGACCCCCGCCGAGTCGGGCCAGGAGCTGGACCTGGAGACGCCCTGGGGAACGGGGCGGTGTCATCTGCCGCTGGCGGGATCGCATAATGCGGACAACGCCGCCGCGGCGGCGGCCCTGGCCCTGGCGGGTGGGGCGACTCTGGAAGAGGTCACGGCCGGCCTGGAGGCCGCGGCACCGGTGGCCGGTCGCCTGGTGCAACGTCGGGGTCGGAAGGGCGCGACCCTCCTGGACGATACCTACAATGCCAACCCCGCCTCCCTGGCCGCGGGCCTGGAGGTCCTGGCGGCGTCGCCGGGCCGGCGGATCCTGATCCTGGGGGATATGGGGGAACTCGGGGGCAGTGCCGAGGACTACCACGCCCGGGCGGGCCGGGCGGCGGCCGAAGCCGGGATCGACGAACTCTGGACCGTGGGTGAACTCGCCGCTGCTGCCGGTAAGGCCTTCGGCGGCGGTCGGCAGTGGGCGGACCCGGATGAGCTGGCCAGCGCCCTCGCCAGGAAACTCGATAACAAGACGACAGTGCTGGTCAAGGGCTCCCGTACCATGGGCCTGGAGGCCGTGGTGACGGCCCTGACCGAAGAGGGGAACTGA
- a CDS encoding UDP-N-acetylmuramoyl-L-alanyl-D-glutamate--2,6-diaminopimelate ligase encodes MSAAVIEPRSLAELLAGLTDAPLHGEVTGVAADSRHASPGDLFLAIAREGEQRRAHATEARERGAVAIAWEPADGEAPVADALPVPGLRAAAGTIAARSLGDPASALTLIGVTGTNGKSTCAWLLAQALGGGERPAGLIGTLGHGLWPDLAPAIHTTPDPVTLQQTLAGFRDTGAGAAVMEVSSHALAQERLAGAAVDIAVFTNLSRDHLDYHADMEAYIAAKARLFARPELKVAVINADDPAAPQMAAVVPAGCRIIHYGVHATAEVALQGREPHYGGQRLALATPVGPVRLDLPLPGAFNAANALAVVATLVALEWQPAAIAAALAAVMPPPGRLEAVPGGPPEVRVDYAHTPAALEAALAAMQEQTRGRLWLVFGCGGDRDAGKRAPMGAVAEAGADVVVITDDNPRREDPAAIASEILAGFARPEAVTVIHDRAAAIDHAIGTAGAGDAVLIAGKGHEAEQEVGTTRRAFSDIDTARAALERRGGAHAPA; translated from the coding sequence ATGAGCGCTGCCGTCATCGAACCCCGCTCCCTGGCCGAGCTGCTGGCCGGCCTCACCGACGCCCCCCTGCACGGGGAGGTGACCGGTGTTGCCGCCGACAGCCGCCACGCCTCCCCGGGAGACCTCTTCCTGGCCATCGCCCGGGAGGGCGAGCAGCGCCGCGCCCATGCCACCGAGGCCCGGGAGCGCGGCGCGGTGGCCATTGCCTGGGAACCGGCGGACGGCGAGGCGCCCGTGGCCGACGCCCTGCCGGTCCCCGGACTGCGCGCGGCGGCCGGCACCATCGCCGCCCGTTCCCTGGGAGACCCGGCTTCGGCGCTCACCCTCATCGGGGTCACCGGGACCAACGGCAAGTCCACCTGTGCCTGGCTCCTGGCCCAGGCCCTCGGCGGTGGCGAGCGGCCGGCCGGCCTCATCGGGACCCTGGGCCACGGCCTGTGGCCCGATCTGGCGCCGGCCATCCACACCACACCGGATCCGGTGACCCTCCAGCAGACCCTGGCCGGCTTTCGGGACACCGGGGCGGGGGCCGCGGTCATGGAGGTCTCCTCCCACGCCCTGGCCCAGGAGCGGCTGGCCGGCGCCGCCGTGGATATCGCCGTCTTCACCAATCTCAGCCGGGACCACCTGGACTACCACGCCGACATGGAGGCCTACATCGCCGCCAAGGCGCGACTCTTTGCCCGGCCGGAGCTGAAGGTGGCGGTCATCAATGCCGACGACCCGGCGGCCCCGCAGATGGCTGCCGTGGTACCGGCCGGCTGCCGGATCATCCATTACGGGGTCCACGCCACCGCCGAGGTAGCGTTGCAGGGGCGGGAGCCGCACTACGGCGGGCAGCGGCTGGCCCTGGCCACACCGGTGGGGCCGGTTCGGCTGGATCTGCCCCTGCCCGGGGCCTTCAACGCGGCCAACGCCCTCGCCGTGGTGGCCACCCTGGTGGCCCTGGAGTGGCAGCCGGCCGCCATCGCCGCGGCCCTGGCGGCGGTCATGCCGCCCCCGGGCCGGCTGGAGGCCGTCCCGGGCGGACCGCCGGAGGTGCGGGTGGACTATGCCCACACCCCGGCCGCCCTGGAGGCGGCGCTGGCCGCCATGCAGGAGCAGACCCGGGGACGGTTGTGGCTGGTCTTCGGTTGCGGCGGGGACCGCGATGCGGGCAAGCGCGCACCCATGGGCGCGGTGGCCGAGGCGGGGGCCGATGTGGTGGTGATCACCGATGACAATCCGCGCCGGGAGGATCCCGCGGCCATCGCCAGCGAGATCCTCGCCGGTTTTGCCCGGCCCGAGGCCGTCACGGTCATCCACGATCGCGCCGCCGCCATCGACCACGCCATCGGCACGGCCGGCGCCGGGGATGCCGTGCTCATCGCCGGCAAGGGCCACGAGGCGGAGCAGGAGGTGGGGACTACCCGCCGGGCCTTCTCCGATATCGATACCGCCCGGGCGGCGCTGGAGCGCCGGGGAGGTGCCCATGCCCCTGCCTGA
- a CDS encoding peptidoglycan D,D-transpeptidase FtsI family protein → MVVGALLLVGLAVLVGRAVDLQVLDSGFLQSEGDARHLRVVDIPAHRGNILDRHGEPLAVSTPVDSVWVKPEDFLAARERWPELARTLGLDPQRMADFVEARQGRSFVYLRRQVSPEVAREATELGLPGVHLRREYRRYYPTGEVAAQLVGMTDIDEKGIAGLEMAWEEQLSGRVGKKRVIKDRLGHVVEDVERLRPPEPGENLRLTLDRRLQYLAYRELKAAVTRHDAKGGSAVILDARSAEVLAMVNQPSFNPNNRDNASGASGRNRAVTDLLEPGSTIKPFIAAAALASGRFEPDTEVETGNGYHRVAGMEIRDVRGYGTLEVAGVIRKSSNIGAAKIALETPPERLWGTLSALGFGGTSGSGFPGEANGHLGDFFQWGKVERATLGFGYGISTTPLQLARAYTVLARDGVRKPVRFVADRNPGVREQVLDPEVQRAVRRMMEAVVAPGGTGHRADVPGYRVAGKTGTVKKAVAGGYADDRYQALFAGLIPASDPRLVMVVTIDEPRNGEYYGGQVAAPVFSRVMSGAVRLLDIPPDDLDEEQPRLAWREEGQ, encoded by the coding sequence ATGGTGGTCGGGGCCCTGCTCCTGGTGGGGCTGGCGGTGCTCGTCGGTCGCGCGGTGGACCTGCAGGTCCTGGACAGCGGCTTCCTCCAGAGCGAGGGGGATGCCCGTCACCTGCGCGTGGTCGATATCCCCGCCCATCGCGGCAACATCCTCGACCGCCACGGCGAGCCGCTGGCGGTGAGCACCCCGGTGGACTCCGTCTGGGTCAAGCCGGAGGACTTCCTGGCCGCCCGGGAGCGCTGGCCGGAGCTGGCCCGGACCCTGGGCCTCGATCCGCAGCGGATGGCCGACTTCGTCGAGGCCCGGCAGGGACGCTCCTTCGTCTACCTGCGCCGCCAGGTCTCCCCGGAGGTGGCCCGGGAGGCCACCGAGCTGGGGCTGCCCGGTGTCCATCTGCGCCGCGAATATCGCCGCTACTACCCCACCGGCGAGGTGGCGGCCCAGCTCGTGGGCATGACCGATATCGACGAGAAGGGGATCGCCGGCCTGGAGATGGCGTGGGAGGAGCAGCTCAGCGGTCGGGTCGGCAAGAAGCGGGTCATCAAGGACCGTCTCGGCCACGTGGTGGAAGATGTGGAGCGGCTTCGTCCGCCCGAGCCGGGGGAGAATCTGCGCCTGACCCTGGACCGCCGCCTGCAGTATCTCGCCTACCGCGAACTCAAGGCCGCGGTGACCCGTCACGACGCCAAGGGGGGCAGCGCCGTGATCCTGGACGCGCGCAGCGCCGAGGTCCTGGCCATGGTCAACCAGCCGTCCTTCAACCCCAACAACCGTGACAACGCCAGCGGCGCCTCGGGGCGGAACCGCGCCGTCACCGACCTGCTGGAGCCGGGGTCCACCATCAAGCCCTTCATCGCCGCTGCGGCGCTGGCCAGCGGCCGCTTCGAGCCGGATACCGAGGTAGAAACCGGCAACGGTTACCACCGGGTGGCGGGGATGGAGATCCGTGACGTCCGTGGCTACGGCACCCTGGAGGTGGCCGGGGTGATCCGCAAATCCAGCAACATCGGGGCGGCCAAGATCGCCCTGGAGACGCCTCCCGAGCGGCTCTGGGGAACCCTCTCCGCCCTGGGTTTCGGCGGTACCAGCGGCAGCGGCTTCCCCGGCGAAGCCAACGGCCACCTCGGCGACTTCTTCCAGTGGGGCAAGGTCGAGCGGGCCACCCTGGGCTTCGGCTACGGGATCTCCACCACGCCACTGCAGCTGGCGCGGGCCTACACGGTGCTGGCGCGGGACGGGGTCCGGAAGCCGGTGCGGTTCGTGGCAGACCGCAATCCGGGCGTCCGCGAGCAGGTCCTCGATCCGGAGGTGCAGCGCGCCGTGCGCCGCATGATGGAGGCCGTGGTCGCCCCCGGCGGCACCGGTCACCGCGCCGACGTCCCCGGCTACCGGGTGGCCGGCAAGACCGGCACGGTGAAGAAGGCCGTGGCCGGGGGCTACGCCGACGACCGCTACCAGGCGCTCTTCGCCGGCCTGATCCCGGCCAGCGATCCGCGCCTGGTGATGGTGGTGACCATCGATGAACCGCGCAACGGCGAATACTACGGCGGGCAGGTGGCGGCACCGGTCTTCAGCCGGGTGATGTCCGGCGCCGTGCGCCTGCTGGACATTCCGCCGGACGATCTCGACGAGGAGCAGCCTCGGCTGGCCTGGCGGGAGGAGGGGCAATGA
- the ftsL gene encoding cell division protein FtsL, with protein sequence MRGLTAGITVLMGLLVLLSALGVVWSKHQSRQLFGELQALEERRDEYNAEWSRLQLEQSTWGTHARIEGIAREQLNMERPPMDRVIIVRD encoded by the coding sequence TTGAGGGGGCTCACGGCCGGGATCACCGTCCTTATGGGGCTGCTGGTGCTGCTCTCCGCCCTGGGTGTGGTCTGGTCCAAGCACCAGAGTCGGCAGCTCTTCGGCGAGCTTCAGGCCCTGGAAGAGCGTCGGGATGAATACAACGCCGAATGGAGTCGGTTGCAGCTGGAGCAGAGTACCTGGGGGACCCACGCCCGTATCGAGGGGATCGCCCGGGAGCAGCTGAACATGGAGCGGCCCCCCATGGACCGCGTCATCATCGTGAGGGATTAG
- the rsmH gene encoding 16S rRNA (cytosine(1402)-N(4))-methyltransferase RsmH encodes MGGHRPVLCDAALQALAIRSDGLYVDGTYGRGGHAAAILEHLGPEGRLWVVDRDPEAVAAAREQLGEDARVTIIADSFAHLGEHLTAVDLNGSVDGILLDLGVSSPQLDQGERGFSFRHDGPLDMRMDPTRGEDAASWLARVEEKELVRVLRDYGEERFARRIARAIVAAREEEPITTTGRLAALIAEAVPRREPGRDPATRTFQALRIAINDELGELDRVLPVALEALTRGGRLAIISFHSLEDRRVKRFMRDEARGDAPPDMPLREDQIRRRLTLVGGARRAGEAEVDENPRARSAVLRVAERRD; translated from the coding sequence ATGGGCGGGCATCGACCGGTCCTCTGCGACGCCGCCCTCCAGGCGCTGGCCATCCGTTCCGACGGTCTCTATGTCGACGGGACCTATGGCCGGGGCGGCCATGCCGCGGCCATCCTCGAGCATCTGGGGCCGGAGGGGCGGCTCTGGGTCGTGGATCGGGATCCGGAGGCGGTAGCAGCCGCCCGGGAGCAGCTGGGGGAGGATGCGCGTGTGACCATCATCGCGGATTCCTTCGCCCATCTGGGCGAACATCTCACGGCCGTCGATCTCAACGGCTCGGTGGACGGGATCCTGCTGGACCTGGGCGTCTCCTCGCCTCAGCTGGACCAGGGGGAGCGGGGATTCAGCTTTCGCCACGACGGCCCGCTGGATATGCGCATGGATCCCACCCGGGGCGAGGATGCCGCGAGCTGGCTGGCCCGGGTGGAGGAGAAGGAGCTGGTCCGGGTGCTGCGCGACTACGGCGAGGAGCGCTTCGCCCGGCGGATCGCCCGGGCCATCGTCGCCGCCCGAGAGGAGGAGCCGATCACGACCACCGGCCGGCTCGCCGCCCTCATCGCCGAGGCGGTACCGCGGCGGGAGCCGGGCCGGGATCCGGCCACGCGGACCTTCCAGGCCCTGCGTATCGCCATCAATGACGAACTGGGGGAGCTGGACCGGGTCCTGCCGGTGGCGCTGGAGGCCCTCACCCGGGGCGGGCGGCTGGCGATCATCAGCTTCCACTCCCTGGAGGACCGTCGGGTGAAGCGCTTCATGCGCGACGAGGCGCGGGGCGATGCCCCGCCGGACATGCCGCTGCGGGAGGATCAGATCCGGCGGCGGCTGACCCTCGTGGGCGGTGCGCGGCGCGCCGGCGAGGCGGAAGTGGACGAGAACCCCCGGGCGCGCAGCGCCGTGCTCCGGGTGGCGGAGCGGCGGGATTGA
- the mraZ gene encoding division/cell wall cluster transcriptional repressor MraZ: MFRGVSALALDGKGRLAIPARHRERIMELSEGQMVVTVDRDYCLLLYPLPEWESLERKLTQLSSLNPTIRRLQRLYIGHATDVDMDGSGRILLPQPLREFAGLDRRTVLVGQGNKFEIWDEDRWNSNRELWFQEEAEGDGELPAELEGLSL; encoded by the coding sequence GTGTTTCGAGGGGTCAGCGCGCTCGCACTGGACGGCAAGGGCCGATTGGCCATCCCCGCCCGGCATCGCGAGCGCATCATGGAGCTGAGTGAGGGCCAGATGGTGGTCACGGTGGACCGTGACTACTGTCTCCTGCTCTATCCGCTGCCCGAATGGGAGAGCCTGGAGCGCAAGCTGACCCAGCTCTCCAGCCTCAATCCGACCATCCGCCGTCTGCAGCGCCTGTATATCGGTCATGCCACCGACGTGGACATGGATGGCAGCGGCCGGATCCTCCTGCCGCAGCCGTTGCGCGAGTTCGCCGGCCTGGACCGGCGCACGGTGCTGGTGGGGCAGGGCAACAAGTTCGAGATCTGGGACGAGGATCGCTGGAACAGCAACCGCGAACTCTGGTTCCAGGAGGAGGCCGAGGGTGATGGTGAACTCCCAGCCGAGCTCGAAGGGCTCTCCCTCTAG
- the rsmI gene encoding 16S rRNA (cytidine(1402)-2'-O)-methyltransferase, with protein sequence METSGLEVVATPIGHLGDLSPRAAEALARADAVACEDTRRTGRLMEHIGAHPPLVSLHEHNERDRIPALVSRLEAGENLALVSDAGTPLVSDPGFRLVRAAREAGIRVTPIPGPSALLAALMGAGIPSDRFCFEGFLPAKAGARRQRLDGLAREARTLVFFEAPHRIEACLADLVEILGGDRPATLARELTKRHETFLGPDLAGVAAAVTADPDQRRGEMVLVVGGAPPPDPDALDEATCRLVTRLAAELPPRRAAAVAADLTGARRNTLYRYLQEGEGDR encoded by the coding sequence ATGGAGACAAGCGGGCTCGAAGTAGTGGCGACGCCCATCGGCCATCTCGGGGATCTCTCGCCCCGGGCCGCGGAGGCGCTGGCGCGGGCCGATGCCGTGGCCTGCGAGGATACGCGGCGTACGGGCAGGCTGATGGAGCATATCGGGGCCCATCCGCCCCTGGTGTCGCTGCACGAGCACAACGAGCGCGACCGGATCCCGGCGCTGGTAAGCCGCCTGGAGGCCGGGGAGAACCTCGCCCTGGTCAGTGATGCCGGTACGCCGCTGGTCTCCGATCCCGGTTTCCGACTGGTCCGGGCCGCCCGGGAGGCCGGGATCCGCGTTACGCCCATTCCCGGTCCCAGTGCCCTGCTGGCTGCCCTGATGGGTGCCGGCATCCCCTCGGACCGCTTCTGTTTCGAGGGCTTTCTCCCCGCCAAGGCCGGGGCTCGCCGCCAGCGGCTGGACGGACTGGCCCGCGAGGCGCGCACCCTGGTCTTCTTCGAGGCCCCGCACCGTATCGAGGCCTGCCTGGCCGACCTGGTGGAGATCCTGGGGGGCGACCGTCCGGCCACCCTGGCCCGGGAGCTCACCAAGCGCCACGAGACCTTCCTGGGCCCTGACCTGGCCGGCGTGGCCGCGGCGGTGACCGCCGATCCGGACCAGCGCCGCGGGGAGATGGTCCTCGTGGTGGGCGGTGCGCCGCCGCCGGACCCCGACGCCCTGGATGAGGCGACCTGCCGGCTGGTCACCCGGCTGGCAGCGGAATTGCCGCCCCGTCGGGCAGCCGCGGTGGCCGCCGATCTCACCGGGGCGCGGCGCAACACCCTCTACCGTTACCTCCAGGAGGGGGAGGGTGACCGATAG
- a CDS encoding penicillin-binding protein activator yields MPLRLLPALFAAALTACATAPPDRPPGEDATPQDMAPRPMVEPTRPAEPDREQAREAQELSREAATSGPERRHRLQLDAVARFLDGGYLDPAARLLRNIPRKELERAQAARWQLLAGRLDLARRRPAAALERLETLASEPALARPALTLVARAHDRLDRPLEAARARINLAPHLDEAESRERNRRAIWAGLLQVRQPRLATARTRVGDDFTGWVELARLAKGFQTEPQQLQQAVASWQSRFDDHPAMPVAEELLLRDPNLVERPTEVAVLLPLSGRYADAGAAVRDGLLAGWFEARRRGGAEKTRLTFHDTAASEDIPALARRAVEEGAGMVVGPLRKQTVAALAEDPPSIPVLALNSGEGREGSERFHRFGLEPEAEAVEAADRLWRDGHSRVAMLRPRGDWGERMAEAFQQRWRGQGGALASAEFYDPEGSRLSLPVKRLLGVDASEQRYRNLRADLGARLHFEPRHRQDIDAVFLAAFPEPARQIPPQLRFQGARELPVYATSHVYSGRPDPDMDSDLEGLRFADSPWALGPDTDRLFRLRRETAEHLPDSALARRLHGLGIDAWTLLPRLALLRAHPEERVDGATGTLRLAEDGRIRRDLWWARFEDGRPVRQSLVRDD; encoded by the coding sequence ATGCCCCTTCGCCTCCTCCCGGCCCTGTTCGCCGCTGCCCTGACCGCCTGCGCCACTGCGCCCCCCGACCGCCCCCCGGGGGAGGATGCAACGCCGCAGGACATGGCCCCGCGCCCGATGGTGGAGCCCACCCGCCCGGCGGAGCCGGATCGCGAACAGGCGCGGGAGGCCCAGGAGCTCTCCCGGGAGGCGGCGACCTCGGGCCCCGAACGTCGCCACCGCCTCCAGCTCGACGCGGTCGCCCGTTTCCTCGACGGCGGCTACCTGGACCCGGCGGCGCGCCTCCTGCGGAACATCCCGCGGAAGGAGCTGGAACGGGCCCAGGCGGCACGCTGGCAGCTCCTGGCCGGACGTCTGGACCTGGCCCGCCGGCGGCCGGCAGCGGCCCTGGAACGGCTGGAGACCCTGGCCTCGGAACCGGCGCTGGCCCGTCCGGCGCTGACCCTGGTCGCGCGGGCCCACGACCGCCTGGACCGACCCCTGGAGGCCGCCCGCGCCCGCATCAACCTGGCTCCCCACCTCGATGAAGCGGAGAGCCGTGAGCGCAACCGCCGGGCGATCTGGGCCGGCCTGCTGCAGGTGCGTCAGCCGCGCCTGGCCACCGCCCGAACCCGCGTGGGCGACGACTTCACCGGCTGGGTGGAGCTGGCCCGGCTGGCCAAGGGCTTCCAGACCGAACCGCAACAGCTCCAGCAGGCCGTGGCCTCCTGGCAGAGCCGCTTCGACGACCATCCCGCGATGCCCGTCGCCGAAGAACTCCTCCTGCGCGACCCGAATCTTGTGGAACGACCCACCGAGGTCGCCGTCCTCCTGCCGCTGAGCGGGCGCTACGCCGATGCCGGCGCGGCCGTGCGCGACGGTCTCCTGGCCGGCTGGTTCGAGGCCCGCAGGCGGGGAGGCGCGGAGAAGACCCGGCTGACCTTCCACGATACCGCGGCCAGCGAGGATATCCCGGCCCTGGCGCGGCGGGCCGTGGAGGAGGGGGCCGGGATGGTGGTCGGCCCCCTGCGCAAACAGACCGTGGCCGCCCTGGCCGAGGACCCGCCGTCGATTCCCGTACTGGCCCTGAACAGTGGAGAGGGCCGGGAAGGCAGCGAGCGCTTCCACCGCTTCGGCCTGGAGCCGGAGGCCGAGGCCGTGGAGGCGGCGGACCGGCTCTGGCGGGATGGCCACAGCCGCGTCGCCATGCTCCGGCCGCGGGGCGACTGGGGCGAACGCATGGCTGAGGCCTTCCAGCAGCGCTGGCGAGGCCAGGGCGGGGCGCTGGCCAGTGCGGAGTTCTACGACCCCGAGGGCAGCCGGCTCTCCCTGCCCGTAAAGCGGCTGCTGGGGGTGGATGCCAGCGAACAGCGCTACCGTAATCTCCGCGCCGACCTCGGTGCCCGGCTCCACTTCGAGCCGCGCCACCGGCAGGACATCGACGCCGTCTTCCTCGCCGCCTTCCCCGAGCCGGCGCGCCAGATCCCGCCCCAGCTCCGTTTCCAGGGGGCACGAGAGCTGCCGGTCTACGCCACTTCCCATGTCTACAGCGGCCGCCCCGATCCCGACATGGACAGCGACCTGGAAGGGCTCCGCTTTGCCGACAGCCCCTGGGCGCTGGGACCCGACACCGATCGACTCTTCCGGCTCCGCCGGGAGACGGCGGAACACCTGCCGGACAGCGCCCTCGCCCGCCGTCTCCACGGGCTGGGTATCGATGCCTGGACCCTGCTGCCGCGGCTGGCGCTGCTCCGGGCCCACCCGGAAGAGCGCGTGGACGGGGCCACCGGCACCCTGCGCCTGGCGGAGGATGGCCGGATCCGGCGAGACCTCTGGTGGGCCCGGTTCGAGGACGGGCGGCCCGTTCGGCAGTCGCTGGTCAGGGACGATTGA
- a CDS encoding YraN family protein → MARAKGDAAEERALNHLQRQGLTLVTRNWHCRMGELDLIMREGEELVIVEVRQRTHASFGGAAESITATKRRRLTRAARLYLQRHPREAQRPVRFDVVALNGDGEPEWIRHAFLPEAP, encoded by the coding sequence ATGGCACGGGCGAAGGGAGACGCCGCCGAGGAACGCGCACTGAACCACCTCCAGCGCCAGGGACTGACGCTGGTCACCCGGAACTGGCACTGCCGCATGGGTGAACTGGACCTGATCATGCGGGAGGGCGAGGAGCTGGTGATCGTCGAGGTCCGCCAGCGCACCCACGCCAGCTTCGGCGGCGCGGCGGAGAGCATCACCGCCACCAAGCGCCGGCGCCTGACCCGGGCCGCCCGGCTCTATCTCCAGCGCCACCCCCGGGAGGCCCAGCGGCCGGTCCGCTTCGATGTGGTGGCGCTCAACGGCGATGGCGAGCCGGAGTGGATCCGCCACGCCTTCCTTCCGGAGGCTCCGTGA